In the genome of Globicephala melas chromosome 7, mGloMel1.2, whole genome shotgun sequence, one region contains:
- the LOC132597584 gene encoding endogenous retrovirus group K member 5 Gag polyprotein-like, whose protein sequence is MGHAESKERLLFIDIVKHMINGRGIKVTNKQLTQFFQFVQEQCPWFPEQGTVNIETWQKVGQTLQVYYSHFGPEKVPVDTFTLWNLIRESIAPLPEGQKNPYKYPTEVMDECTPLLSPKTLKDTKVLAATLKDCNLDDKDSEEENESPTDNKFNLLKNPSFDDELPSADQDDLDAAAYEYERRKYEPHGAFSMQETKKNRPKLQDMRPLGRLPTAPPAPLSSSVPPLKRSGHSILNVGGLPPPPPFKAKGPPPPLPFNNNQGKNKKHRRINDEDDDYAFAACFPVIFEDGFDDDDDIYWEPLPLKLLKELKKACVDYGPLAPYTMTLIDALANRWMTPYDWIQVTKACLSGGQYLLWKAEYEEQVAIQNALNKKWDKFNITKDMLLGQGEYDSTQQQMHMGKEALWQVTMCAVNAWKSLPLTPGKASALTDLRQKSEEPYEDFVSRLLIEINRVITDEDAANMLAKQLAFENPNPVCQNLIRPIRKTGSISDFIKQCSDVGPSYMQGIALAAALKGETLPQCVMNMVQKTKNFKGPKGNNCFACGGAGHFSRECPNKNIPSASPIRMISSGNDGVPKTPCQRCGKGNHWTKLCRSKYHKDGHILPPSGVSAVPQAGAQMPIFPAPVFPSTPAGTNSGNLLRAQPRAQQTIGAIHHTLNPFLPSGESMNCLGPPQAAQDWTSVPPPQQY, encoded by the coding sequence ATGGGACACGCTGAGTCCAAAGAGAGGCTcttatttattgatatagttaaacatatgataaatggaagaggaattaaggtaactaataagcaattaactCAGTTTTTTCAGTTTGTACAGGAACAATGCCCATGGTTTCCAGAACAGGGAACAGTTAATATAGAAACCTGGCAAAAGGTGGGGCAAACTTTGCAAGTATATTACAGTCATTTTGGACCTGAGAAGGTTCCAGTAGATACTTTTACTTTATGGAACCTTATTAGAGAGAGCATTGCTCCCTTGCCTGAAGGTCAAAAGAACCCATATAAATATCCTACAGAAGTAATGGATGAATGTACTCCGTTACTTTccccaaaaacattaaaagatactAAGGTTTTGGCTGCAACTTTAAAAGACTGCAACCTTGATGACAAGGactcagaggaagaaaatgagtcACCTACTGATAATAAGTTTAATTTGTTAAAGAACCCTTCTTTTGATGATGAATTGCCTTCTGCAGATCAGGATGATTTAGATGCTGCTGCATATGAATATGAGAGAAGgaaatatgaaccccatggtgctTTTTCTatgcaagaaactaagaaaaataggccTAAATTACAGGATATGCGCCCTTTGGGTCGTTTACCGACCGCCCCACCGGCACCTCTAAGTTCTTCAGTTCCCCCTTTAAAAAGGTCAGGGCATTCAATTTTAAATGTTGGGGGCCTACCGCCTCCACCACCTTTTAAGGCCAAGGGCCCACCACCTCCACTACCTTTTAATAATAatcaaggcaaaaataaaaagcataggaGAATAAACGATGAGGATGATGATTATGCTTTTGCAGCCTGTTTTCCAGTCATTTTTGAGGAcggttttgatgatgatgatgatatataTTGGGAACCCTTGcctctaaaacttttaaaagaacttaaaaaggcCTGTGTAGATTATGGACCGTTGGCACCTTATACTATGACTCTTATAGATGCCTTGGCAAATAGATGGATGACTCCATATGACTGGATTCAGGTTACAAAGGCCTGTTTATCGGGGGGACAATATTTACTTTGGAAGGCAGAATATGAGGAACAGGTGGCTATACAAAATGCTTTAAATAAGAAATGGGATAAATTTAATATTACTAAAGATATGTTATTAGGTCAAGGAGAATATGACTCAACCCAACAGCAGATGCATATGGGAAAGGAGGCCTTATGGCAAGTAACTATGTGTGCCGTGAATGCCTGGAAGTCTTTGCCTTTGACTCCAGGAAAGGCCTCTGCTTTGACAGATTTAAGACAAAAGTCTGAGGAGCCATATGAGGATTTTGTTTCTCGCTTGCTAATAGAGATAAACCGAGTGATAACTGATGAGGATGCAGCTAATATGTTGGCTAAACAACTAGCCTTTGAAAATCCCAATCCTGTTTGTCAGAACCTGATTCGCCCTATTAGAAAAACTGGAagtatttcagattttattaaacAATGTTCTGACGTTGGTCCCTCCTATATGCAAGGGATTGCTTTGGCAGCTGCCCTAAAGGGAGAAACACTTCCTCAATGCGTGATGAATAtggttcaaaaaacaaaaaactttaaggGGCCAAAAGGAAATAATTGTTTTGCTTGTGGAGGCGCAGGTCATTTTAGTAGGGAATGtcctaataaaaatataccttCAGCAAGTCCTATTAGAATGATATCTTCTGGTAATGATGGGGTTCCAAAGACTCCTTGCCAAAGATGTGGGAAAGGAAACCATTGGACTAAATTGTGTCGGAGTAAATATCACAAGGACGGACACATTCTTCCCCCTAGTGGGGTTTCTGCAGTGCCTCAGGCTGGAGCTCAGATGCCAATATTTCCTGCACCTGTTTTTCCAAGTACACCTGCTGGAACTAATTCGGGAAACTTACTTCGGGCCCAACCCCGGGCCCAACAAACAATAGGGGCCATTCACCACACGCTCAATCCCTTTCTTCCCTCAGGGGAATCGATGAATTGTTTAGGGCCACCCCAGGCAGC